Within Halorubrum lacusprofundi ATCC 49239, the genomic segment CGATACCGTGACGACCGCGATCGCGACCGAATCGGCGTCGTGGTCGTGGTGGTCGTGGTCGTCGTGAGTGGCGTCATGCTGGCCGTCGTGAGTGGCGTCATGCTGGCCGTTGTGATCGGACTCGTCGTGATGGTCGTGATCGTGACCGTCGCCGGCGTCGCTCATAGCCGATCGTTCGACGGGGACGGTCAAAACATCCGGCGGTATCGGCGGTCAGCGGAAGGCCGTGCGGTCAGCGATCCGGTTGCCTACGGCCAGTCGTCGCGCGACGACTTCTCGGGCGCCTCCTCCTCGTCCGGCTTGTCCGTCGCGAGGATCCACCCCGCGGCGTCGGCCGCGTCCTCGACGTGGAGGAACTCCCAGCCGGTTGCCTCGGCGAGCGCCTCGTCTTCCTCGTCGACGCCGACGAACACGTGTCGATCCGTGTCGAACTGCTGGGCGATGTTCTCTAAGCTCTCCTCGACGCCGCGCGGCCCCGAGAAGAAATCTTGGCGCACGCGGTGCTTACGGGTGAAGTTCGTGACGACGTAGGTCGGCTTCTCGCTGACGACGCCGACGTACTCCGTCCACTGCCGGGCGTTGTTGAACACGTCGTTGGGGTCCGCGAGGGCCTTCAACGCCTTCAGCTCGAACGCCAGCGTCATGTCGGTAGATCCGCCACTGTCCATGGATCGATGTTCTCGCGGCGGGCGAAAACAACTTCGCTTCTGGGCCATTCTCACCGTCTGCAAAGCGAGTGTCGGCGGTCAAGCGATCGTTGGCGGTCAACTCAGCGCGCGCGAACCTTGTAGTAATCGGTGAACTTCACCACGTCGCCGTCGTCGAGGTCCTCGGTCTCCGGTGCTGTTCGCGGCCGCCCGGCGATTTCGCTGACGGCCACCTGCGTCTCCTCGTCGAGCTCGTCGTAGTGGCGGACTCGCGCGTCCGCCGGGATCGTACCGGTGCGGCGGAGCCGCATGCGCCTGTTCGTCTCCCGAAGTGACATACGTTACCGTATAACACGGTAGATCGTGATAAATCTGTCGCCGACGCGGTGCGGACCGCAGCGAGACGCGCGATCTACCCCACGATCCATTCCGCCCGTCACCGATCCGATCGGGGGAGCGTGACCGTCACGACCGTCCCGCGGGGCGTCGCGTCGCGGACCGCCGCGTCGCCGCCCGACTGCTGGACCACCCAGTAGACGAGCCAGAGGCCGAGCCCGCTGCCGTGGTACAGGGCGTCGACGGCCTCGCCGGTCTCTAACACGTCTCGGTTCATCCCGGTTAGCCCCGGTCCGTCGTCCGTGATGGTGACCGTGACCGTATCCTCAGCCGCGGTGACCGTGATCTCGACGGTCGGCGACTCGCGGTCGTGGTGGACGATCGCGTTCCGGACCAGTTCGTCTATCGCCCAGTCGATCCATGTTGTCGCCGACGCGTGGACTGTCCCGTCCGGAGTCGACACGGTCACCGATGCCTCGGGGAACGCGTCGGCGATCTCGGCCGCGACCGCCTCGACCGCTCGTGCGACGTCGACCGGCTCGGTCTCCGGTGGATCGCTCAACACCTCGGTGATCTGGTGGACCTTCTCGCTCGTCGACAGCAGTGCCTCGGCCCGCGCGGCGATGTCGGCGGCGCCCGCTGCGACCGAGTCGACGTCTCCGGCTGCCGCACCCTCGTCCGCGGCTGCCTCACGCTCTCCCGCTGTGTCGGCTATCTGCTGCGCCCGGCCGCGGACGACGGTCATCGCGTTCCGGAGGTTGTGCTGGAGGACGCGGTCTACGACCCGAAGCTGGTGCGCGCGATTCTCGCTGTCCGTCACGTCGCGGAGGACTCCGACGACGCCGACGACGCGGTTGTCTTCCTTATCCGGCCCTTCCAGCGGGTAGTACAGCACGTCGAACATTCGTGTCCCGCGGACGGGATGCCTCCGCATCGCGCGGTACTCCACTGACTGCCCTGCGAGTGCTCGAGTCATCTGCCGCCGCACGTCCGGATAGCTGTCGTCACCGACGGCATCGGCCAGTGTGAGCCCGGTGATGTCCGCGTCGCCGATCCCGTGGTACGTCCGGTACTGCTCGTTCGCGAACAGAAACCGCTCGTCGCGGTCGACCGCGGCGATCAGATCCGTCGCGCCGTCGACTGCGCGCTCGTATAGCTCCAGGTCGGCCTCCCGTTCCTTGATCTCGGTGACGTCCCGACAGATCGCAAACGTCCCCGCGAGCGCCTCGGCGCCGTCGTAGTACGGGTACCGCCGGGTGCTGAACGTCGCGTCGCGACCGCTCCGCTCGAACGACGGCGACACCTCGTACTCGACCGGCTCCTCCGTCCGGAGCACCTCCTGTCGTCGCTCGTCGATCTCCGCGGCCGTTTCGGTGTCCATGAACGCGGTCTCGTCGTCGTCGTACAGTTCCTCGCGGGAGGTACCGGCGAACTCGCTCACCGCCTCGTTGAGCAGTTCGAACTCGCCGTCGCGGTTCTGCAACATGATGGGGTCGTCGAGCCGCTCGACGATGTCGCGGTACTGTTTCAGCTTCCCCTCGGCCGCCTTCCGCTCCGTCACGTCGGTCTGGATGGCGACGAACCGGGACACCGTCCCGGCGTCGTCGAATACGGGCGCGATCGTCTGGTGAGCGTGGTAGTGAGTCCCGTCTTTCCGGCGGTCGACGATCTCCTCTTCCCACACCTCGCCGGCGCAGAGCGTCTCCCACAGTGACACGAAGTACTCGTCGGACATCTCACCGGAGTTGAGCACCGCCGGCGTCTCCCCGATCA encodes:
- a CDS encoding PAS domain S-box protein, which encodes MSRGNDDEPSPPDGGFFSSVVEESRDPIVSIDDAGAIVYANPAAEDALGRDAASLADRRLAELIPDATTNRRAASLRDRLVEPARLDDAGDVSVPLAAADGETRTFSVRFHAHDVDGKPVYTGVFRERSSGDRDREFRTFRNLVEHAGHAIYVTDTDGTIEYVNPAFTRHTGYEPEQVIGETPAVLNSGEMSDEYFVSLWETLCAGEVWEEEIVDRRKDGTHYHAHQTIAPVFDDAGTVSRFVAIQTDVTERKAAEGKLKQYRDIVERLDDPIMLQNRDGEFELLNEAVSEFAGTSREELYDDDETAFMDTETAAEIDERRQEVLRTEEPVEYEVSPSFERSGRDATFSTRRYPYYDGAEALAGTFAICRDVTEIKEREADLELYERAVDGATDLIAAVDRDERFLFANEQYRTYHGIGDADITGLTLADAVGDDSYPDVRRQMTRALAGQSVEYRAMRRHPVRGTRMFDVLYYPLEGPDKEDNRVVGVVGVLRDVTDSENRAHQLRVVDRVLQHNLRNAMTVVRGRAQQIADTAGEREAAADEGAAAGDVDSVAAGAADIAARAEALLSTSEKVHQITEVLSDPPETEPVDVARAVEAVAAEIADAFPEASVTVSTPDGTVHASATTWIDWAIDELVRNAIVHHDRESPTVEITVTAAEDTVTVTITDDGPGLTGMNRDVLETGEAVDALYHGSGLGLWLVYWVVQQSGGDAAVRDATPRGTVVTVTLPRSDR
- a CDS encoding DUF7124 domain-containing protein, with product MDSGGSTDMTLAFELKALKALADPNDVFNNARQWTEYVGVVSEKPTYVVTNFTRKHRVRQDFFSGPRGVEESLENIAQQFDTDRHVFVGVDEEDEALAEATGWEFLHVEDAADAAGWILATDKPDEEEAPEKSSRDDWP